One window of the Eucalyptus grandis isolate ANBG69807.140 chromosome 6, ASM1654582v1, whole genome shotgun sequence genome contains the following:
- the LOC104449102 gene encoding E3 ubiquitin-protein ligase At4g11680 isoform X2, which produces MVFMFLSSSIGATFSSSSSATNDRAVIGSRNRAPRVPPSFLVRMAMRISRARWFTFLRRVFHYQNGSRSDLGSNPFNSSTWMVLELTALMVQISITSFTLAISRSEKPVWPMRIWIMGYDIGCMLSVLLLYGRYRYLFLAQGDGFGISDLEQQRGGEDSRSVHLMNKCRTSLELFFAIWFVMGNVWVFDSRFGSFQRAPKLHMLCISLLAWNAVSYSFPFLLFLLLCCFVPLMSTFLGYNMNVASVERGASDDQISRLPSWKYKQVDNNLGLSDDSNHNLVPANEDKECCICLSKYKEREEVRQLPCSHMFHQKCVDQWLRITSCCPLCKKELER; this is translated from the exons ATGGTATTCATGTTTTTAAG TTCCAGCATCGGCGCCACGTTCTCTTCGAGTTCATCAGCCACAAATGATCGGGCGGTGATAGGGTCCCGGAACCGGGCTCCCCGCGTTCCGCCTTCATTTTTGGTTAGGATGGCTATGAGAATATCTCGAGCAAGATGGTTCACTTTCTTAAGGAGAGTTTTCCACTACCAGAACGGGTCGAGGTCGGATCTCGGGTCGAATCCGTTCAATTCGAGCACCTGGATGGTGCTCGAGCTCACGGCCTTGATGGTTCAGATAAGCATAACTTCTTTCACCCTGGCCATCTCAAGGAGCGAGAAGCCGGTCTGGCCTATGAGGATATGGATCATGGGTTACGACATAGGGTGCATGCTCAGCGTGCTGCTGCTCTATGGTCGCTACAGGTATCTTTTTTTGGCTCAGGGAGATGGCTTTGGCATCTCGGATTTGGAGCAGCAAAGAGGCGGTGAAGATTCCAG GAGTGTGCATCTGATGAACAAATGTCGGACTTCGTTAGAGCTGTTCTTTGCGATATGGTTTGTGATGGGTAATGTTTGGGTGTTCGATTCTCGGTTCGGATCGTTCCAACGCGCACCAAAGCTTCACATGCTTTGTATCTCTCTGCTTGCTTGGAACGCTGTCAGCTACTCTTTCCCATTCCTGCTATTTCTCCTGCTATGCTGCTTTGTGCCACTCATGAGCACCTTCCTCGGATACAACATGAATGTGGCTTCGGTTGAGAGAGGAGCATCTGATGATCAGATTTCTAGGCTACCTAGCTGGAAATATAAGCAAGTGGACAACAATTTAGGGCTCAGCGATGACTCAAACCACAATTTGGTCCCGGCAAATGAAGACAAA GAATGCTGTATATGTCTGTCCAAGtacaaggagagagaagaagttcGGCAGCTGCCGTGTTCGCATATGTTCCACCAGAAGTGCGTCGATCAATGGCTGAGGATCACATCTTGCTGTCCTCTATGTAAGAAAGAACTTGAGAGATAG
- the LOC104449102 gene encoding E3 ubiquitin-protein ligase At4g11680 isoform X1: protein MNTRYFFPPESLCSSSIGATFSSSSSATNDRAVIGSRNRAPRVPPSFLVRMAMRISRARWFTFLRRVFHYQNGSRSDLGSNPFNSSTWMVLELTALMVQISITSFTLAISRSEKPVWPMRIWIMGYDIGCMLSVLLLYGRYRYLFLAQGDGFGISDLEQQRGGEDSRSVHLMNKCRTSLELFFAIWFVMGNVWVFDSRFGSFQRAPKLHMLCISLLAWNAVSYSFPFLLFLLLCCFVPLMSTFLGYNMNVASVERGASDDQISRLPSWKYKQVDNNLGLSDDSNHNLVPANEDKECCICLSKYKEREEVRQLPCSHMFHQKCVDQWLRITSCCPLCKKELER, encoded by the exons ATGAATACTCGATATTTTTTCCCACCGGAGTCGTTATGCAGTTCCAGCATCGGCGCCACGTTCTCTTCGAGTTCATCAGCCACAAATGATCGGGCGGTGATAGGGTCCCGGAACCGGGCTCCCCGCGTTCCGCCTTCATTTTTGGTTAGGATGGCTATGAGAATATCTCGAGCAAGATGGTTCACTTTCTTAAGGAGAGTTTTCCACTACCAGAACGGGTCGAGGTCGGATCTCGGGTCGAATCCGTTCAATTCGAGCACCTGGATGGTGCTCGAGCTCACGGCCTTGATGGTTCAGATAAGCATAACTTCTTTCACCCTGGCCATCTCAAGGAGCGAGAAGCCGGTCTGGCCTATGAGGATATGGATCATGGGTTACGACATAGGGTGCATGCTCAGCGTGCTGCTGCTCTATGGTCGCTACAGGTATCTTTTTTTGGCTCAGGGAGATGGCTTTGGCATCTCGGATTTGGAGCAGCAAAGAGGCGGTGAAGATTCCAG GAGTGTGCATCTGATGAACAAATGTCGGACTTCGTTAGAGCTGTTCTTTGCGATATGGTTTGTGATGGGTAATGTTTGGGTGTTCGATTCTCGGTTCGGATCGTTCCAACGCGCACCAAAGCTTCACATGCTTTGTATCTCTCTGCTTGCTTGGAACGCTGTCAGCTACTCTTTCCCATTCCTGCTATTTCTCCTGCTATGCTGCTTTGTGCCACTCATGAGCACCTTCCTCGGATACAACATGAATGTGGCTTCGGTTGAGAGAGGAGCATCTGATGATCAGATTTCTAGGCTACCTAGCTGGAAATATAAGCAAGTGGACAACAATTTAGGGCTCAGCGATGACTCAAACCACAATTTGGTCCCGGCAAATGAAGACAAA GAATGCTGTATATGTCTGTCCAAGtacaaggagagagaagaagttcGGCAGCTGCCGTGTTCGCATATGTTCCACCAGAAGTGCGTCGATCAATGGCTGAGGATCACATCTTGCTGTCCTCTATGTAAGAAAGAACTTGAGAGATAG
- the LOC104449103 gene encoding protein CWC15 homolog, whose product MTTAARPTWAPAKGGNEQGGTRIFGPSQKYSSRDLAAHTNLKPRRDGQDTHEEVQKRNLREELEDRERRHFSSKDKSYFDDRDRRKGGQLLLEGSKREVEDRIVPRTVDADDSDVDVKSDDESDDDDDDDDDEDDTEALLLELEQIKKERAEEKLRKERQQKEEELKVKEAELLRGNPLLNNPTSFNVKRRWDDDVVFKNQARGEMKAPKRFINDTIRNDFHRKFLQRYMK is encoded by the exons ATGACGACTGCTGCTAGACCGACCTGGGCACCTGCAAAAGGTGGAAATGAGCAGGGTGGTACTCGGATATTCGGTCCTTCGCAGAAATACTCATCCAGAGACCTTGCCGCTCACACGAATCTAAAACCCAG GAGGGATGGACAAGACACCCACGAAGAGGTGCAGAAGAGGAACCTAAGAGAGGAGCTTGAAGATCGTGAACGCAGGCACTTCTCGTCAAAGGACAAGTCCTACTTCG ATGATAGAGATCGCCGGAAAGGAGGGCAGCTTCTCTTGGAAG GATCAAAGAGGGAAGTGGAAGATCGCATTGTTCCCCGCACAGTGGATGCAGATGATTCTGATGTGGATGTCAAAAGCGATGATGAAAG cgacgacgacgacgacgacgacgatgacgagGATGACACTGAAGCTCTTTTGCTTGAGCTtgaacaaataaagaaagaaagagcagaGGAGAAGCTTCGGAAG GAAAGACagcagaaggaagaagaacttAAAGTCAAGGAAGCAGAGCTTCTTCGTGGAAATCCTTTGCTAAATAATCCTACTTCTTTCAATGTGAAAAGGAG GTGGGACGatgatgtcgtcttcaagaatcAGGCCCGTGGCGAAATGAAGGCTCCTAAGCGCTTCATCAATGACACCATCAGAAATGACTTCCACCGTAAATTCTTGCAGAGATACATGAAGTAG
- the LOC104449102 gene encoding E3 ubiquitin-protein ligase At4g11680 isoform X3, which translates to MAMRISRARWFTFLRRVFHYQNGSRSDLGSNPFNSSTWMVLELTALMVQISITSFTLAISRSEKPVWPMRIWIMGYDIGCMLSVLLLYGRYRYLFLAQGDGFGISDLEQQRGGEDSRSVHLMNKCRTSLELFFAIWFVMGNVWVFDSRFGSFQRAPKLHMLCISLLAWNAVSYSFPFLLFLLLCCFVPLMSTFLGYNMNVASVERGASDDQISRLPSWKYKQVDNNLGLSDDSNHNLVPANEDKECCICLSKYKEREEVRQLPCSHMFHQKCVDQWLRITSCCPLCKKELER; encoded by the exons ATGGCTATGAGAATATCTCGAGCAAGATGGTTCACTTTCTTAAGGAGAGTTTTCCACTACCAGAACGGGTCGAGGTCGGATCTCGGGTCGAATCCGTTCAATTCGAGCACCTGGATGGTGCTCGAGCTCACGGCCTTGATGGTTCAGATAAGCATAACTTCTTTCACCCTGGCCATCTCAAGGAGCGAGAAGCCGGTCTGGCCTATGAGGATATGGATCATGGGTTACGACATAGGGTGCATGCTCAGCGTGCTGCTGCTCTATGGTCGCTACAGGTATCTTTTTTTGGCTCAGGGAGATGGCTTTGGCATCTCGGATTTGGAGCAGCAAAGAGGCGGTGAAGATTCCAG GAGTGTGCATCTGATGAACAAATGTCGGACTTCGTTAGAGCTGTTCTTTGCGATATGGTTTGTGATGGGTAATGTTTGGGTGTTCGATTCTCGGTTCGGATCGTTCCAACGCGCACCAAAGCTTCACATGCTTTGTATCTCTCTGCTTGCTTGGAACGCTGTCAGCTACTCTTTCCCATTCCTGCTATTTCTCCTGCTATGCTGCTTTGTGCCACTCATGAGCACCTTCCTCGGATACAACATGAATGTGGCTTCGGTTGAGAGAGGAGCATCTGATGATCAGATTTCTAGGCTACCTAGCTGGAAATATAAGCAAGTGGACAACAATTTAGGGCTCAGCGATGACTCAAACCACAATTTGGTCCCGGCAAATGAAGACAAA GAATGCTGTATATGTCTGTCCAAGtacaaggagagagaagaagttcGGCAGCTGCCGTGTTCGCATATGTTCCACCAGAAGTGCGTCGATCAATGGCTGAGGATCACATCTTGCTGTCCTCTATGTAAGAAAGAACTTGAGAGATAG